In a genomic window of Alkalihalobacillus sp. TS-13:
- a CDS encoding ABC transporter ATP-binding protein, translating into MEKEQKNTLKPFFSLILSTKIPKLSLAVGLIGSLITTLVGLTIPLLTREMVDGFSIDSLNTFLIAVIIIVFILQAVTSGISTYALIYVGQKIIARLRERMWFKLLRLPVKYYDKNTSGETVSRVVNDTGIVRDLISQHFPQFIIGIITIIGAVIILFVMDWKMTLLMFISVPITVLIIMPLGSRMSKISRGLQDETASFTGNVQQTLSEIRLMKASNAEVTEEKKGLTGIEKLFSYGLKEGLIFSLIAPLMYFVIMIVIVIIIGYGGIRVADGTMTTGSLVAFLLYLFQIIFPITSFAMFFTQLQKAKGATERIIGILEVDVEAGQEGKSMDITNQAIHVDDVSFSYGENEPVLKNVSFDVQPGTMVAFAGPSGGGKTTIFGLLERFYEPTSGDIRIGNTSAKELSIYSWRKQIGYVSQDSPMMVGTIRENLCYGLEDREDITDDGLWDVSKMAYADEFIKEFSNGLDTEVGERGVMLSGGQRQRIAIARAFLRDPKILMMDEATASLDSQSEGIVQQALARLMEGRTTFVIAHRLSTIVNADKIIFIEKGRITGEGTHQELVRSHNLYREYAEQQLT; encoded by the coding sequence ATGGAAAAAGAGCAAAAGAATACACTTAAACCTTTTTTCTCCCTCATCCTTTCTACAAAAATACCAAAGCTTTCTCTAGCTGTAGGGCTGATCGGGAGTCTCATCACCACACTTGTTGGACTTACGATCCCACTGTTAACAAGGGAAATGGTCGATGGTTTTTCGATTGATTCCTTGAATACCTTTTTGATCGCGGTGATCATTATCGTCTTCATTTTACAGGCGGTCACCAGTGGGATTTCCACGTATGCACTGATTTATGTTGGTCAAAAAATCATCGCCCGCTTGCGGGAAAGAATGTGGTTCAAGCTTTTACGCCTGCCAGTCAAGTACTATGATAAAAATACAAGCGGGGAAACGGTCAGTCGTGTCGTCAATGATACCGGAATTGTAAGAGATTTGATCTCCCAGCATTTTCCTCAATTCATAATCGGGATCATCACCATCATTGGAGCTGTCATCATCTTGTTTGTGATGGACTGGAAAATGACATTATTAATGTTCATCTCTGTTCCGATCACTGTTCTTATCATAATGCCACTCGGTAGCAGAATGTCAAAAATCTCCCGTGGCTTGCAAGATGAAACAGCAAGCTTTACTGGTAATGTGCAGCAAACCCTTAGCGAAATCCGTTTGATGAAAGCCTCCAATGCAGAAGTAACCGAAGAAAAAAAGGGGTTGACGGGGATTGAAAAGCTTTTTTCCTATGGATTGAAGGAGGGGTTGATTTTTTCCCTCATTGCCCCACTGATGTATTTCGTCATTATGATTGTCATCGTCATCATAATCGGGTATGGAGGAATTCGGGTCGCCGATGGGACAATGACAACTGGTTCACTTGTAGCGTTTTTACTCTATTTATTCCAGATTATATTCCCGATTACGTCCTTCGCAATGTTCTTTACCCAGCTTCAAAAAGCAAAGGGGGCAACAGAACGGATTATCGGTATATTGGAAGTAGATGTTGAGGCAGGACAAGAAGGGAAATCCATGGACATAACGAATCAAGCGATTCATGTCGATGATGTATCCTTTTCTTACGGTGAAAATGAGCCGGTCTTGAAAAATGTATCCTTTGATGTACAACCAGGAACGATGGTCGCTTTTGCCGGTCCGAGCGGAGGCGGGAAAACCACCATATTTGGATTGCTTGAACGCTTCTACGAACCGACCTCTGGTGATATTCGAATCGGAAACACATCGGCAAAAGAGCTATCGATCTACTCTTGGCGAAAACAGATCGGTTATGTTTCACAAGATAGCCCGATGATGGTCGGAACAATCCGGGAAAATTTATGCTATGGTTTGGAGGATCGCGAGGATATTACCGATGATGGCCTATGGGATGTGTCGAAGATGGCGTACGCGGATGAATTCATAAAAGAGTTTTCGAACGGTCTTGATACAGAAGTCGGCGAGCGCGGCGTCATGCTTTCCGGCGGCCAGCGGCAACGGATCGCTATAGCACGGGCATTCCTAAGAGATCCAAAAATATTGATGATGGATGAAGCAACAGCAAGCTTAGACAGCCAATCAGAAGGAATCGTGCAACAAGCCCTAGCCCGACTCATGGAAGGGCGTACAACCTTTGTCATCGCACACCGGTTATCGACTATCGTAAACGCAGATAAAATCATCTTTATTGAAAAAGGACGAATAACCGGAGAAGGCACCCACCAAGAACTCGTCCGCTCCCATAACCTCTATCGAGAATACGCCGAACAACAATTGACTTAA
- a CDS encoding dihydrofolate reductase family protein, with the protein MINRVSIDGYFASLNEMTGGMDWFVPDNDVDKTTHEMVKADTLIVGKATFELFEASWPPVLHDPNAPKEMKVLAQELTDMRKIVFSETMKMSDWENTEFYSSDITEVVKKLKEEDGSDILIMGSGTVVQQLTKAGLIDEYVFILTPVIASGGKPLFKEVNQNELTFLKAKSFASGNVLLHYAAAE; encoded by the coding sequence ATGATTAACCGAGTTTCTATTGATGGTTATTTTGCCAGTCTCAACGAAATGACTGGAGGTATGGACTGGTTCGTCCCAGACAACGACGTCGATAAAACGACTCACGAGATGGTGAAAGCAGATACGCTCATAGTAGGCAAGGCTACTTTTGAGTTGTTCGAGGCTTCATGGCCACCCGTTCTGCACGACCCGAACGCCCCGAAAGAAATGAAGGTGTTGGCGCAAGAGCTGACCGACATGAGAAAAATTGTCTTCTCAGAAACGATGAAGATGTCCGACTGGGAGAATACTGAATTTTATAGTAGCGATATCACTGAAGTTGTGAAAAAGCTGAAGGAAGAAGATGGATCTGACATTCTTATCATGGGCAGTGGAACCGTCGTGCAGCAACTTACTAAGGCCGGCCTAATAGACGAGTATGTGTTCATTCTGACACCAGTTATCGCTAGTGGAGGAAAGCCACTTTTCAAAGAGGTTAATCAAAACGAGCTTACGTTCCTCAAAGCCAAGAGCTTTGCTTCTGGCAACGTACTGTTGCACTACGCTGCTGCTGAATAG
- a CDS encoding VOC family protein yields the protein MTLEIAVFLSMDGKANDAISFYKKNLNAKELLCVTYSDMAKRDDSLVITEENKDFISHSVLQLGKTKLMIAEETMQPSEAFNVGNNISLCIQSANLAEIQSFYHNLTSDDRVRIIIPLARNVFSEAYGIVQDPYGVQIQLMYDKRLK from the coding sequence TTGACATTAGAAATTGCAGTTTTTTTATCTATGGATGGAAAAGCAAATGATGCAATTAGTTTCTACAAGAAAAATCTAAATGCTAAGGAGTTATTATGTGTGACATATTCAGATATGGCAAAACGTGATGATTCACTTGTAATAACAGAAGAAAACAAAGATTTTATTTCACATTCGGTACTTCAGCTAGGAAAAACTAAACTAATGATCGCTGAAGAAACAATGCAACCTAGTGAAGCTTTCAATGTAGGTAATAATATTTCGCTTTGTATTCAAAGTGCAAACTTAGCAGAAATACAAAGCTTTTATCATAATTTAACAAGCGATGATAGAGTACGAATTATTATCCCGCTTGCTAGGAATGTTTTCAGTGAAGCTTATGGGATTGTTCAAGATCCTTATGGTGTTCAAATTCAACTTATGTATGATAAGCGCTTAAAATAG
- a CDS encoding dihydrofolate reductase family protein, with protein sequence MRKVIASTFVSLDGFITAPNGEMDWASTKFNDEMEEISFDQHHKADTMLLGRKTYQEFAELWPSATGKTADEINQTQKVVFSETLQKVKWNNSRLVKGNTGEEVWKLKQQPGKDILIIGSASIVQALTNENLIDEYRIWVFPIIMGSGKPLFKNIKDITNLKLVDTKVYNDTGVVILYYHPTKK encoded by the coding sequence ATGAGAAAAGTAATTGCATCGACGTTTGTATCGCTGGATGGCTTTATTACAGCACCTAATGGAGAAATGGATTGGGCGTCTACTAAATTCAATGATGAAATGGAGGAAATCTCCTTCGACCAACATCATAAGGCAGACACTATGTTATTAGGTCGAAAGACATATCAGGAGTTTGCAGAACTATGGCCTTCTGCTACGGGTAAAACGGCGGACGAGATCAATCAAACACAGAAAGTTGTTTTCTCAGAGACTCTACAAAAAGTGAAATGGAATAATTCAAGATTGGTAAAAGGAAATACTGGGGAAGAAGTATGGAAATTAAAACAACAACCCGGCAAAGATATATTAATCATTGGTAGTGCAAGTATCGTACAAGCACTTACGAATGAAAACTTAATTGATGAATACCGGATTTGGGTCTTCCCGATCATCATGGGTAGTGGTAAACCGTTATTCAAAAACATTAAGGATATAACTAATCTAAAACTTGTAGACACCAAAGTGTATAACGATACAGGAGTCGTTATCCTTTATTATCACCCAACCAAAAAATAA
- a CDS encoding GNAT family N-acetyltransferase produces the protein MKRKAGGRESAIWRCAHLEEQIKLQGLKRIELGVFEFNKQAYKLYQKLGYQEIGRIKDFTYWNDKMWYDIRMEKYLD, from the coding sequence GTGAAAAGGAAGGCAGGGGGAAGGGAGTCGGCGATATGGCGATGCGCCCATTTAGAGGAACAGATCAAACTTCAAGGACTTAAGCGTATTGAACTTGGCGTGTTTGAATTTAATAAACAGGCGTACAAACTGTATCAGAAGTTGGGTTACCAGGAAATCGGACGGATCAAAGACTTCACCTACTGGAATGATAAAATGTGGTATGACATCCGCATGGAAAAGTATCTGGATTAG
- a CDS encoding PLP-dependent aminotransferase family protein: MNTKYTVIIREVKEQLANGTLGTGNKLPSVRQLSERFNCSKNTVIRAYKELEKEHLIYSVPKSGYYVVNEYQTFKNDNNKIDFLSAGPDKEVMPYIEFQHCINQAIDIYKEELFNYSDRQGLCSLRHQLIKYLQNLQVFTDPKRLFVVSGSQQALNMLVSMPFPNGKSNILIEQPTYFGFIESIHLHNTTTFGIELSMEGVDLDRLAYIFRNNDIKFFYTVPRFHNPLGHSYTNDEKKRIVKLAQKYDVYIVEDDFLGDLDPNPKSDPMFSYDSSGRVIYIKSFSKIFLPGLRLAIAVLPNLMINTFLRYKFSSDFNSSVLSQGALEIYLKSGMYNGHIKRIRGLYHRKMQLLQEACEMYFPSNTSFSKPTSGFYLTVYLADHVKAKRMVDLLLRENIYVDDAVRMFLPEYRKENMLRLSISQVNENQIKQGVEQIARCIDFIHSRKGSIFQSPPSLF; encoded by the coding sequence GTGAATACAAAATATACGGTTATTATCCGCGAAGTTAAGGAACAACTGGCAAACGGAACGCTAGGTACAGGAAATAAACTCCCTTCCGTTCGTCAATTGTCTGAACGATTTAATTGCAGTAAAAATACGGTAATTAGAGCTTATAAAGAATTAGAAAAGGAACATTTGATTTATTCAGTTCCTAAAAGTGGGTATTATGTTGTCAATGAATATCAAACTTTTAAAAACGATAACAATAAGATTGATTTTTTATCCGCTGGTCCAGATAAAGAAGTAATGCCTTACATTGAGTTTCAACATTGTATAAACCAAGCTATCGATATTTATAAAGAAGAACTATTCAATTATTCTGATCGACAAGGCTTATGTTCATTACGCCATCAACTTATTAAATATTTACAGAATTTGCAGGTATTTACTGATCCAAAGAGATTGTTTGTTGTGTCGGGATCACAGCAAGCCCTTAATATGTTGGTCTCAATGCCTTTTCCAAATGGAAAAAGTAATATTTTAATCGAACAACCTACCTATTTCGGATTTATTGAGTCTATTCATCTTCATAACACGACTACTTTCGGTATCGAGTTATCAATGGAAGGAGTGGATCTAGATCGTTTAGCATATATATTTCGAAACAATGACATCAAATTTTTTTATACTGTACCAAGGTTTCATAATCCACTTGGACACAGTTATACAAACGATGAGAAAAAAAGAATCGTGAAGTTAGCCCAAAAATATGATGTTTACATAGTCGAGGATGATTTTCTCGGTGATCTCGATCCGAACCCGAAATCTGACCCAATGTTTTCTTATGATTCTTCAGGGAGAGTCATTTATATTAAGAGTTTCTCTAAAATTTTTCTCCCTGGATTAAGACTTGCCATTGCAGTACTTCCAAATTTAATGATAAACACATTTTTACGATATAAATTTAGTTCAGATTTTAATAGTTCTGTACTTTCTCAAGGGGCCTTAGAAATCTATTTAAAAAGTGGTATGTATAATGGACACATCAAAAGAATAAGAGGGCTATATCATAGAAAGATGCAGTTACTTCAAGAAGCGTGTGAAATGTATTTTCCTTCGAACACTTCCTTTTCTAAACCTACTTCAGGATTTTATTTAACAGTATATCTTGCTGATCACGTTAAGGCGAAGCGAATGGTTGATTTATTGTTACGGGAAAATATTTACGTTGATGATGCAGTAAGGATGTTTTTACCAGAGTATAGGAAGGAAAATATGCTTCGTCTGAGTATTTCTCAAGTTAACGAGAATCAAATTAAACAAGGAGTGGAACAAATTGCTCGATGCATTGACTTCATTCATAGCAGGAAAGGTTCTATCTTTCAGAGTCCACCTTCATTATTTTGA
- a CDS encoding AraC family transcriptional regulator, with the protein MRTINFTVLPPPKVLRSDIECLRIASHTGSEALDVKVCPNGLPGIVFQLSTDASAAIESISTRSAQISNIPILFLHGQGSEPSVMHFRNRRYTTIQVVFKSHALYTLFGMDASSLNQGFLMPDQFGAKELEKKLLATKTNAERITMLGEFLITKLEKTNKRDELIEQALGFIRLHISTITVKDLLSAFHISERQFQKRFARVVGMPPQLYIRVKRVNEALRMMNTGQYERFSDIAYALNFYDQSHFIRDIKAFSWVTPKSITNKVSEFHSDEAGSSYL; encoded by the coding sequence ATGAGAACAATAAACTTTACAGTCTTGCCGCCACCAAAGGTATTGAGAAGCGACATTGAGTGCCTTCGGATTGCCTCGCATACCGGTAGTGAAGCACTGGATGTTAAGGTATGTCCGAATGGCCTCCCTGGTATTGTGTTCCAGCTTTCTACCGATGCTTCAGCTGCTATAGAGAGTATTTCGACCCGATCGGCACAAATCTCGAATATTCCCATATTGTTTCTACATGGACAAGGTTCGGAACCGAGTGTCATGCACTTCAGAAACAGGCGGTACACGACAATACAAGTGGTCTTCAAGTCTCACGCGCTCTATACGCTGTTTGGTATGGATGCATCCTCGCTCAACCAAGGTTTTCTAATGCCCGACCAATTTGGCGCAAAAGAGCTTGAGAAGAAGCTTTTAGCCACCAAAACAAATGCCGAGCGAATTACTATGCTCGGCGAATTCCTGATCACAAAGCTGGAGAAAACGAATAAAAGAGATGAACTCATCGAACAGGCGCTGGGTTTTATTCGTTTGCACATTTCAACTATTACAGTGAAAGATTTATTGTCGGCATTTCATATTTCCGAGCGTCAATTCCAGAAGCGTTTTGCCCGAGTCGTTGGCATGCCACCCCAGTTGTACATCCGAGTAAAGCGGGTGAATGAGGCACTGAGGATGATGAATACAGGCCAGTACGAACGATTTTCGGATATTGCTTACGCGCTTAACTTTTACGATCAATCGCATTTTATCCGCGACATCAAAGCGTTTTCCTGGGTTACGCCGAAAAGCATTACGAATAAGGTAAGTGAATTCCATAGCGATGAGGCCGGGTCATCGTATTTATAG
- a CDS encoding DinB family protein, whose amino-acid sequence MDVKTLLLQQWASCLDEEDWFPPLEKVLEDITFEQAIWKPADGAMNSIWELVCHLLFYEKRFLMRFLGETANEPQAENNESTFRLPTKTLENWKETKQEYFYVHRELGKILEKSEHEDLYRQIPGEDNSLVLELKSLAMHDAYHIGQIVFLSKMQGAWPGKRSF is encoded by the coding sequence ATGGATGTAAAGACACTTTTGTTACAACAATGGGCAAGCTGCTTAGATGAAGAAGACTGGTTTCCACCACTTGAAAAAGTACTAGAGGATATTACTTTTGAACAGGCTATTTGGAAACCAGCTGATGGGGCAATGAATTCCATTTGGGAATTAGTTTGTCATTTACTTTTCTATGAAAAGAGATTTCTGATGCGATTTCTTGGTGAAACAGCGAATGAACCACAGGCAGAAAATAATGAATCTACATTTCGATTACCAACTAAGACGTTAGAAAATTGGAAGGAAACAAAACAAGAATACTTTTATGTTCATCGTGAACTTGGAAAAATACTAGAAAAATCAGAACATGAAGATTTGTATAGACAGATCCCAGGAGAAGATAATTCATTAGTGCTTGAATTGAAGAGCTTAGCAATGCACGACGCATATCATATTGGGCAAATTGTATTCCTTAGTAAAATGCAAGGAGCTTGGCCAGGGAAACGCAGCTTTTAA
- a CDS encoding VOC family protein encodes MAKNKLLRMDNVGIVVESLDDAISFFEEIGLNLEGRATVEGEWAGRVTGLGSQCVEIAMMVTPDGHSRLELSRFLTPPTISDHRTAPVNALGYLRVMFTVEDIDEMVSRLTKYGAQLVGEVVQYEDSYRLCYIRGTEGLLIGLAEQLGNK; translated from the coding sequence ATGGCAAAAAACAAATTACTAAGAATGGACAATGTCGGCATCGTTGTAGAATCCCTTGATGACGCAATCTCTTTCTTCGAGGAGATTGGCTTGAACCTCGAAGGGCGAGCCACTGTCGAAGGTGAATGGGCTGGTCGGGTAACCGGATTGGGTTCTCAGTGCGTAGAGATTGCTATGATGGTTACCCCAGATGGCCACAGCCGACTTGAACTTTCGCGATTTCTCACCCCACCTACTATATCAGATCACCGGACTGCTCCTGTAAACGCCCTCGGTTATCTACGCGTCATGTTCACCGTTGAAGACATTGACGAAATGGTATCCAGACTCACTAAGTATGGTGCTCAGCTCGTTGGCGAAGTGGTTCAGTACGAGGACTCGTATCGGCTCTGCTACATTCGTGGAACCGAAGGACTTCTAATCGGTTTGGCGGAACAACTCGGTAACAAATAA
- a CDS encoding DinB family protein encodes MKELIEAYAEGYDLLQKALEGLTEEEFRYKPAPEKWSIHQIIIHIADSELVSTQRIKKVLAEEEPILFSVDQDAWAVELGYDTLDRDQYLHLFGLLRTSMLPILNSLSPEQVQRVGVYSDAGKFTIKQLLEYRVQHVKGHLSQIEHVRKAYQKVRA; translated from the coding sequence GTGAAGGAACTAATTGAAGCATATGCTGAAGGATATGACTTGTTACAAAAAGCTTTGGAAGGTCTAACTGAAGAAGAGTTCCGATATAAGCCTGCCCCTGAAAAATGGAGTATACATCAAATAATCATACATATTGCGGACTCGGAACTAGTTTCTACCCAAAGAATAAAAAAAGTCTTAGCTGAAGAGGAACCTATTTTATTTTCGGTTGACCAGGACGCCTGGGCCGTTGAGTTAGGTTATGATACATTGGATCGTGATCAATATCTTCACTTATTCGGACTACTTCGTACAAGTATGCTACCGATACTGAACAGTCTTTCACCTGAACAAGTTCAACGTGTAGGGGTGTATTCCGATGCAGGAAAGTTCACTATTAAACAATTGTTGGAGTACCGGGTTCAACATGTAAAAGGACACCTCTCTCAGATTGAGCATGTAAGGAAGGCTTACCAGAAGGTACGGGCTTAA
- a CDS encoding DMT family transporter, whose translation MIESKEKKERLGLILGFIGVVCFSLTLPSTRIAVEYFGPTVVGLGRTVIASILVTIVLFIRKEKLPSAKQFKGLIIVALGAVLGFPLLTSWAMESLPVSHGAVEIALLPLATAGFAIIRAGEIPSFKFWIASIVGSMAVIIYAIHLGFGHLQFADMALLAAVIILALSYAEGGRLAQDLGSWQVIAWALVIAAPFFIIPVLLNLSSEMLHVPLKAWMSFIYLAVVSQFLAYVAWYSGLAMGGISKVSQIQYLQPFLMILFAALLLNESITLFTMVTAIIVVFSVILGKNTAVRKVQPMSRDSLPQSSESHKLKSID comes from the coding sequence TTGATAGAAAGCAAAGAAAAGAAAGAACGGCTAGGGTTAATTTTAGGATTTATAGGGGTTGTATGTTTTAGTTTGACACTTCCGTCAACACGTATAGCGGTTGAATACTTTGGTCCTACTGTTGTCGGGCTAGGAAGAACGGTAATAGCTTCAATCTTAGTTACTATTGTATTGTTTATAAGAAAGGAAAAACTGCCGTCTGCAAAACAGTTTAAAGGGCTTATCATAGTAGCTCTTGGTGCGGTCTTAGGGTTTCCATTGCTTACATCATGGGCGATGGAAAGTTTACCTGTTTCTCATGGAGCTGTAGAAATAGCCCTTTTACCATTAGCTACAGCAGGATTCGCGATTATCAGAGCAGGTGAAATTCCTTCTTTCAAGTTTTGGATTGCAAGTATTGTAGGATCTATGGCGGTTATTATATATGCCATCCATCTCGGATTCGGTCACTTACAATTTGCGGATATGGCTTTGCTTGCTGCAGTAATTATCCTCGCCCTCAGTTACGCTGAAGGTGGCCGGTTAGCTCAAGACTTAGGTAGTTGGCAAGTGATTGCTTGGGCATTAGTAATAGCTGCTCCGTTTTTTATCATACCTGTCTTATTAAATTTATCTAGCGAAATGCTTCATGTACCCCTGAAGGCTTGGATGAGTTTTATATACCTTGCTGTAGTTAGCCAGTTTTTAGCTTATGTTGCATGGTATAGTGGTCTTGCCATGGGAGGAATTTCAAAGGTAAGTCAGATCCAATATTTACAGCCTTTTTTAATGATTCTTTTTGCAGCTTTATTATTAAACGAATCAATAACGCTTTTCACTATGGTGACTGCCATAATCGTTGTATTTTCCGTTATACTAGGTAAGAATACCGCCGTAAGAAAGGTTCAACCCATGTCACGTGATTCTTTACCGCAATCAAGTGAATCACATAAGTTAAAATCAATTGATTAG
- a CDS encoding PhzF family phenazine biosynthesis protein, giving the protein MKLLYWGELGLLYYVVDAFTETKFGGNPAGVVIHENLDKEFMQKFAAEVRFSETAFIKKIDNKNFEIKFFTPTSQVELCGHATIASFKALLDSHAIEDNNTYFIRTLAGTLSVEMNQSIIMMEQAEPKLGKIFDDYDYLSDLFKIDKNQIGDFNLVPQAASTGLWDIMLPIKTKDALYALNPDFKELAEYTKINLVGGVHAFTLDTKEGISESRNFCPRYGIDEEAATGTSNGALTYYLFNNHVLNKFNQDYSFLQGYSMGRPSKIVTKLINKNNPRVMVGGKAIIITKGKLY; this is encoded by the coding sequence TTGAAATTACTTTATTGGGGTGAATTAGGATTGTTATATTATGTAGTTGATGCTTTTACAGAAACAAAATTTGGCGGGAATCCAGCAGGCGTAGTAATCCATGAAAACTTAGACAAAGAGTTTATGCAGAAATTTGCTGCAGAAGTTCGCTTTTCAGAAACAGCATTTATCAAAAAAATAGACAATAAAAATTTTGAAATAAAGTTTTTTACACCAACTTCACAGGTTGAACTTTGTGGACATGCTACCATTGCATCCTTCAAAGCACTATTGGACAGCCATGCTATTGAAGATAACAATACCTATTTTATAAGAACACTTGCTGGTACACTTTCTGTTGAGATGAATCAATCAATTATTATGATGGAGCAAGCTGAACCTAAGCTAGGAAAAATATTTGATGATTATGATTATTTATCTGACCTTTTTAAAATTGATAAAAACCAAATAGGAGATTTCAATTTAGTACCTCAAGCTGCAAGCACTGGTCTTTGGGATATAATGCTCCCAATAAAAACAAAAGATGCTTTGTATGCTCTAAATCCTGATTTTAAAGAACTTGCTGAATATACAAAGATCAATTTAGTGGGAGGCGTTCATGCATTTACACTTGACACAAAAGAAGGAATATCAGAGAGTAGAAACTTTTGCCCACGCTATGGTATTGATGAGGAGGCAGCAACAGGTACTTCGAATGGGGCTTTAACATATTATCTTTTTAATAACCACGTATTAAATAAATTTAATCAAGATTACTCTTTCCTTCAAGGGTATAGTATGGGCAGACCTTCTAAAATCGTTACAAAATTAATTAATAAAAATAATCCAAGAGTTATGGTAGGCGGGAAAGCAATTATAATAACAAAAGGTAAGCTATACTAA
- a CDS encoding YafY family protein has translation MNRSERLNDMLQFINNKKTFNLKDLMEKYNISKSTAIRDVQSLELLGMPIYAEQGRNGKYLVLENRILSPIIFTVDEMYAIYFAMLTLEGYKAKPFEYEISKLEEKFKEVLPIQVKENIEKMKGLISLEITNHSNFNSYLKDIIQGIIDEKNYLVSYMKTKEKIQITGQFIKINSKFGQWYAKFYNMDKQKIQNLRCDKILSLKVVKDRSSMRLEYLLSLLETYHKQANAIQFSIVVNDKGKDLYDKEHYPSMSIQKKDEHYVISGYYNLNEEDFISDYFLRFGRSIISIRPYTLKALIQKKLDIIGRHLNNIN, from the coding sequence ATGAATAGGTCTGAAAGATTAAATGATATGTTGCAATTCATAAATAATAAAAAGACTTTTAACCTTAAGGACTTGATGGAAAAGTATAATATATCTAAAAGTACAGCGATTAGAGATGTTCAATCATTAGAATTATTAGGGATGCCAATTTACGCTGAACAAGGCAGAAATGGGAAGTATTTAGTATTAGAAAATCGTATATTATCTCCAATTATCTTTACTGTTGATGAAATGTATGCAATTTACTTTGCAATGTTGACGTTAGAAGGATATAAAGCAAAACCATTTGAATATGAAATAAGTAAATTAGAGGAAAAATTTAAAGAGGTATTACCTATTCAAGTGAAAGAAAATATTGAGAAAATGAAGGGGTTAATAAGCCTGGAAATTACCAATCATAGTAATTTCAATTCTTATCTAAAAGATATAATTCAAGGCATTATTGATGAAAAAAACTACCTAGTGTCCTATATGAAAACTAAAGAAAAAATACAAATAACAGGTCAGTTTATAAAAATCAACTCAAAATTCGGGCAATGGTATGCGAAATTTTACAATATGGATAAGCAAAAAATCCAAAATCTACGGTGTGATAAAATTCTATCATTAAAAGTGGTTAAAGATAGGAGTTCAATGAGATTAGAGTATTTATTATCACTGTTAGAGACCTACCACAAACAAGCTAATGCAATTCAGTTCTCAATCGTTGTAAATGATAAAGGAAAGGACTTATACGACAAGGAACATTATCCATCAATGTCAATTCAAAAAAAAGATGAACATTATGTCATATCAGGCTATTACAATTTGAACGAAGAAGATTTTATTTCAGATTATTTTTTACGTTTTGGTAGGTCTATCATTTCTATCAGGCCGTACACATTAAAAGCTTTGATTCAAAAGAAGTTGGATATTATCGGTAGGCACTTAAATAACATAAACTAA